TCGACCGCGCCGGCAACCGAACAGGAGAACCTGAGGTTCGCATGAGTGTCACCGCAGTCCGGGGCAACGACGCCCTGGACCATCGCGGCACCCCGCCGCCCCGCTCCCCCGAGCAGCGCAAGCGCGCACTCGGTCTGGACCGGGGGGCCTGGTTCCTGCTGGCCCCCGCCCTGATACCGATCCTGGTGCTCAGCGTGGGCCCGCTGCTGTACGGCATATCCCTGGCCTTCACGGACTCGCAGGCAGGACGTACGACGTCCACGCAGTTCCTGGGCCTGACCAACTTCAGCGATCTTCTGCACGACTCGCTCTTCTGGCAGTCCTTCAAGATCGGGATCATCTGGGCGGTCAGCGTCACCGCGCTGCAGTTCCTCATGTCGCTGGGCCTGGCCCTGCTGCTCAACCAGAACCTCCGTTTCCGCTGGCTGGCGCGGACCCTGGCGCTCGTCCCCTGGGCCATGCCCGAGGTCGTCGTCGGCATCATGTGGCGCCTCGTCTACCACCCCGACGCGGGCATCCTGAACAAGGTCCTGACGCAGCTTCACGTGATCCACCAGAACGTCGACTGGCTCACCGGCCTCTCCGTCGCACTCCCCGCCGTGATCGTGGTCGGCGTCTGGGCAGGCATGCCGCAGACCACCGTGGTCCTGCTGGCCGGGCTGCAGAACGTACCGGTCGAGCTGATGGAGGCCGCGGACCTCGACGGCGCCGGAATCTGGCGCCGCTTCACCAACGTCACCTGGCCGGCGATCAAGCCGGTGGTGATCTCGGTGACCGCCCTGAACTTCATCTGGAACTTCAATTCCTTCGGCCTGGTCTACGTCCTGACCCAGGGCGGCCCGGGCGGCAAGACCCAGCTCCCGATGCTCTTCGCGTACGACGAGGCCTTCAAGTACGGCCAGTTCGGATACGCCGCCGCCATGGGCCTGGGGATGGTCGCGGTGATCGCCGTCCTCCTCACCCTGACGCTGCGCAAGAAGCTCAACGAGGAGACGGCATGAGCATCCCCGCAGGGCTCCGCGCCCGTCGCACCGCAGGCCGCACCGGCCAGTACCTCGCCCTCCTCTGCTACTTGATCTTCCTGGCGTTCCCGCTGCTCTGGCTGGTCTCCACGGCCTTCAAGTCGCCGCAGGAGCTGGGCTCGATCGACCCGACGTGGCTGCCCAGGCACCCCACGCTGGACAACTTCCGTACGGCTTTCGACACCCAGCCGCTGCTGCACGCCGCGCTCAACAGCTTCATCGTGGCCGGCAGCGCCACCGTGATCGCGACCGCGCTCGCGGTGCCCGCCGCCTACGCGCTGGTGCGCTTCCGCTCGCGGATGACGACGGCCGCCAACGGCTGGGTGCTGATCAGCCAGGCGTTCCCGTTCGTCCTGATCATCATCCCGCTCTTCCTCGTCCTGAAGAACCTGCACCTGATCGACTCCCTGGTGGGGCTGATCGCGGTGTACGTCGTCTGGAACCTGCCGTTCTCCCTCTGGATGCTCCAGGGGTACGTCAAGGCCGTGCCCGTCACCTTGGAGGAGGCCGCGGCCGTGGACGGCGCGAGCCGCCTGCGCACCCTGGTCAGCGTGGTCTTCCCGCTGCTCACCCCGGGTCTGGTGGCCACCGCGATGTTCACCTTCGTCACCGCCTGGAACGAGTTCTTCTTCGCCCTCGTCCTGCTCAAGTCCCCGGAGCACCAGACCATGTCCGTGATCCTCACCCGGTTCCTCGGCGCCGAGGGCGTCGCGGACCTCGGACCGCTCGCCGCGGCCTCCGTCATCGCCACCATCCCCAGCCTGCTGTTCTTCGCGCTGCTCCAGCGCCGGCTGGTCGGCGGCATGCTCGCCGGGGCGGTGAAGGGCTGATGCGCACCCTCGCAAGGACCCGGCTGCGCACCGCGACGGCCGCACTCGCCGCGACCATGGGCCTGGCGCTCGTCGCCGGCTGCGCCCAGGGCGACACCGGTTCGGCCCACGGCCGTATCACTCTCGAATTCCTCAGCCTGGCCTGGCAGCAGGACTCCGTCGCCGCCAACAAGGCGCTGGTGAAGGAGTGGAACGCCGCGCACCCCGACGTCCAGGTCAAGTACGTACAGGGCAGCTGGGACGGAATCCACGACCAGCTCCTGACGTCCTTCGAGGGCGGCGAGGCGCCGGACATCATCCATGACGACGCCTCCGACCTCACGGACTTCGCGTACGGCGGCGACCTGGCCGACATCAGCAAGCTGCTGCCCGCCTCGCTGAAGCAGGACATCCCCGCACAGTCGTGGAACACGACCACGTACAACAAGGGTGTCTACGGTGTGCCGTTCCTCCAGGAACCGCGCGTCCTGATCGCCAACACCAAGCTCCTGAAGGCCTCGGGCGTACGGATTCCCACCGCGGCCCACCCGTGGAGCTGGGCGGAGTTCGAGCAGGCGTCGAAGAAGATGACCGTGAAGGGCTCGGGCTCCACGGCGAAGCAGTACGGCGTGGCCTGGTCCATGAAGGAGCCGGTCAGCCAGTCGGTCAACCTCTCCGTCTCCACCGGCGGCACGATCTTCAGCCGCGACGCCGGCAAGAACAAGGTGAACTTCGACCCGGCCGAGTCCGCGGTCTCGCAGCTCATCAACCGGCAGATCAACGTCGAGCACACTTCGCCGAAGAGCAGCCTGGGCATGAGCGGCTCCGACACCCTGCCCGGCTTCTTCGCCGGCAAGTACGCGATGGTCCCGCTGAACTTCTCCTACCGCCAGCAGGTCCAGCAGCAGGCGCCCAAGGGCTTCCAGTGGAGCGTCCTGCCGCTCCCGGCGGGCAGCGGATCCGCCGGGGAAACCCAGGGCGTCGTACCGCAGACGCTCTCGGTCTCGCAGGACTCCGCGCACAAGCAGGCCGCCGTCGACTTCATCTCCTTCCTCACCCAGGGGAAGAACGCGGCGCGTCTGGCGCTCGGCGACTGGATGCTGCCGACCAGCACGTCGGCGCTGAAGGACCCGGCGCTGAGCTCGCCGAAGGACGGCTGGAACACCGGCAGCCAGATCTTCGGGAACCTCGTCCCCTCGCCGGTTCTCGGGGTGCGCGGCTACGCCGAGTGGAAGGACAAGATCGCCACTCCGGCGTTCCAGAACTACTACAACGGCTCCGGCACCCTCGGCTCCCTCCGCAGCAAACTCGCGGGAGACGGCCAGCGCGTCCTCGACCGCTACCAGCGCTGACGCCCCGCTCCCCCGGCGTCAGCACACCAGCTCAACCCTAGAAATGAGCACGATCAGCACCATGAGTGGCAGCCCCGACCCCTCCCCCGCAGAACCCGGGCAGACCGTGACCTGGCTCCGTCCCGAGCAGGCAGACGCCCCCCGCTCGCTGCGGGACCGCGCCTGCGGCGCACTCCTCGGACTCGCCGTCGGCGATGCCCTGGGCGCGCCCGCTGAGAACATGACCCCGTCTCAGATACGGGAACGCTGGGGGCGCATCGAGGACTTCGTCTCGGCGGAACCGGCAGGGACCGACGACACCGAGTACGCGATCTTCTCGGGGCTGCTGCTCGCGGAGCACGGCTCCCGGCTCACCGTCTCCCACGTGGAGAAGGCCTGGCACACCTGGATCGCCGACATCGACGAAGGCCCGTTCCGCGGCGCCGGGTTCAGTGAGCGCGGCACCCTGGAGAACCTCCGCCGGGGTCTCGCCGCCCCGATCTCCGCCCAGCACCGGCACGCCTGGAGCGACGGACTCGCCATGCGGGCCGCCCCGTTCGGCGTGTTCGCCACCGGTCGGCCCGCCGAGGCGGCCAGGCTGGTCGCCATCGACGGAACGGTGAGCCACGAGGGCGAGGGCATCTACGGCGGCCAGGCGGTCGCCGCCGGTGTCGCTGCCGCCATGGTCGGCGACAGCCCGGACGCCGTCGTGCAGGCCGCGCTCTCCGTGGTCCCCGAGGACTCCTGGACCGCGCGCTCCCTGCACCGCGCGGTGAGCGCCGCACGCCGCGCCTCCCAGAGCCCGGACGCATCGACCGCCTCCGTCGAGCAGGCCGTGCGCAAGGCCGTGGTGATCGGCGGCTACCCGTGGACCGACCTGGCCCCCGAGGCCGTCGGCCTGGCGTTCGGCGCCTTCGTCGCAGCGCGCGGCGACTTCAGGGCCTCGGTGCTGTCCGCCGTCAACATGGGCCGCGACGCCGACACCACAGCGGCCGTCGCAGGATCCCTGGCCGGTGCGCTCGGCGGCGCCTCGGGGATCCCGGCCCACTGGGCGCAGGCGATCGGTCCCGTACGCGGAAGCTGCCTGCCCTCCATGGCCGGACGCCGGATCCTCGACCTCGCCGACCGCCTCGTACCGCACCACGACCACAGCAAGGCCGCCTCGTGACGACACAGACCACCGACCCCGCTCCCGTCCGGGCCGGCTCCGACCCGCACCGCCGTATCGAAGGGCTGCTGCTCGGCATCGCCGCGGGCGACGCCGCGGGCTGGCCCGCGGGACGGCACCGTGCCGCGCTGCTGCCCGACTGGACGCGCCGGCTCACCCGTGAGCTCGACACCTTCGCCGAGCAGAACGCGACCACCACGCTCCCGGTGCCGATCGCGCTGAACCAGCCGCCGGCCCCGCTGCAGCTCGGCCCCTCCGACGACGCCGAGTGGGCGACGTTCACGGCGCAGGCGATCCTGTCCGCCGCGAGCTCCGGCGACAGCGATCTGCCGCCCCATCAGCGGGTGCGCGCCGCGCTGTCGATGGCGTGGCTCGGTCTTGCCGACGACGTGGCCGCCGCGTCCGAGCAGGCCGACGAGATCGAGGCGGCGCTGATGCCGCTGCGTGCCCGTATCTCCGTACGCGCCGGACTGGGCAACCTGGCCGCGGGCATGCGTCCGCCGGCCACCGGCCACGACAACCCGCACCACTTCGACGACGCCGCGTGCGTACGCGCAACCCTGCTCGCCGTGGTCCACCCCGGTGACCCGGCCGCGGCCGCCGACCTCGCCGAGTTCGACGCGCGCTACACCCAGGACGGCGACGGGGTGCACGGCGCCCGCGCCATGGCCGCCGCCGTCGCCGCCGCGCTCGGCGGCGCGTCCGTCGAGACGTGCGTGGAGGAGGCGCTCGCGCAGCTCCCCGAGGGCAGTGAGATCCGCCGGAACGCCCTGCATGCCGTGGAGTTGGCGCGTACGGCGGGCGGCGCCTTCGCGCTCGTGCCCGTCCTGGAGCACGAGATCGTCGACCACGTCTACAGCTACGGGATCGCGGCCGCCGAGACGGTACCGGTCGCCCTCGCCATGGCGCTCGCCTCCGGCGGGGCACTCGCCGAGGCCGTCCCCTCCGCCGCCTGCCTGGCCCGCGTCGCCGACTCCGCCCCGGCCCTGGCCGGCGCGCTGACCGGCGCGATAGGCGGCGGTGACGCACTGCCCGCCTCCTGGCGCGACAGCTGCCGCACCCTCGTCGGCTGCGCGCTGCCGCAGCTCGCCGGCACCGACCTCGTCGAGGTCGCCGCCCGGCTCACCGACCACTCCCCCCTGACCGTTTCCCCGGAAGGAACCCGCTCATGACCGCCCCCACCCCGACCCTCGAGGACCGCACCAACGGCGCACTGATCGGTGCGGCCGTCGGAGACGCCCTCGGCGGACCGGTCGAAGGATGGACCCCCGAGGCGATCAGCGAGCGGCACGGCGGACGTGTCCAGGGCATCGTGGAGCCGTTCTACAAGGACGAGTGGCGCACGGCGCGCCCGATCGCCCCGTACCACAAGGGTGATGGACACGTCACGGACGACACCCTCATGACGCACGCGCTGATCCGCGTCTACGACAAGGTCCGCGACCACCTGGACGCTTACTCGGTCGCCGACCACCTGGTGCCCGACCTGATGAGTGTCCCGCGCTGGATCCCGGAGCTGGAGGCGGAGGCGCTGCCGTTGCAGCGGATCTTCCTGGCCGAGAAGTGGATCGTCGCCCGGCTGCACTACGGGCACATCGACCCGCGCGAGGCCGGTGTCGGCAACATCGTCAACTGCGGTGCGGCCATGTACATGGCGCCGGTCGGCCTGGTCAACGCGGGCAGCCCGGCGAACGCGTACGCCGAGGCGCTCGACATCGCCGGTGCGCACCAGTCGAGTTACGGCCGGGAGGCGGCCGCCGTCTTCGCCGCCGCCGTCGCCTCCGCCTGCAAGCCGGGCGCAACCCCCGAGTCGGTCGTCGACGACGTGCTGCTCCTGGCGAAGGACGGCACGCGATCCGCGATCGAGGCGGTCTGCGAGGTCGCCGTACGCCACGACGGCTACGAGTCCGCGCTCAAGCCCCTGCGCGAGGCCGTCGCCCCCTTCGACACGGTCGGCCCCGAGTACCGCAAGCCGTCGCTCGGCGCCCGCCGCCCCTCGCGCCTGCACGCCATCGAGGAACTCCCGGTCGCACTGGGCATGCTGCTCGCCGGCCGTGGCGACTTCCGCGAGAGCGTCCTCGGCTCGGTCAACTACGGCCGTGACTGCGACTCCATCGCGACGATGAGCGCCGCGATCATCGGTGCGCTGTACGGCGAGAGCGCGGTCCCCGGCGAGTGGGCGCAGACCGTGGCCACCGCCAGCCGCCTCGACCTGCACGCCCCGGCCGCGGCCCTGTCCGCCGTCACCCGTGAGGTGTTCGCCCGCGACCTGGAGCGCCGCCGCGAGCACGAGGCGCTGTTCGGCGCGATCGCGGGTGCCCGGTGACCCCGCGCGCCCTGCGCCTGACCTGGGTGCAGCCCGAGGACCTGGTCGGTCACGAACTGCGCCAGGCCACCCAGGACTGCCGGCCCACCGAGGCGGTGACCGGCCGCTGGACGGCGGCGGGCGGCCATCTGGCCCCCGAGCGCGCGGGCGCCTCGGCCGGTCCCACGCCGCCCGGTCTGCGCCGTCTCGCCGAGGAGATCCTGGACGAACTGGCCGCCGTCACCTCGCCGTTGGAGCCGGACGAGCCGACGGACCTGGACGCGATCCGGGCCGCGTGCCCGGCCTGGCCCGCCCCGTCGGAGACCGTCCCCGACCGGGACGCGATGCGTGCCGGCCTGGAGGCCTCCTGGCTGGGCCGCGCCGCGGGCTGCGTCCTGGGCAAGCCGGTGGAGAAACTGACGCTGTCCGGCATCCGGGCGATCGCCCGGTCCACCGGCAACTGGCCGCTCGACACCTGGTTCACCGAGGTCGGTCTCGACCCTGAGGTGGCCGCCGCGCACCCGTGGAACCGGCGTTCGCGCCCGACCTCGCTGGCCGAGAACATCGACGGCGCCCCCGAAGACGACGACCTCAACTACCCGCTGCTGGGGCTGCTGTTGCTCGACCGGTACGGTCACGGCTTCACGACCGCCGACGTCGCGCAGCTCTGGCTGGACGAGCTCCCCGCGGGCCGGACCTTCACCGCCGAGCGGGTCGCGTACCGCAATCTGCTCGACGGGATCGAGCCGCCGGACACCGCCTCGTACCGCAACCCCTTCCGTGAGTGGATCGGCGCGCAGATCCGCGCCGACATCTTCGGCTGGACGCACCCGGGCGATCCGGCTGCGGCGGCCGAAGCGGCCTGGCGGGACGCGGTGCTGACGCACACGGCGAACGGGGTGTACGGCGAGATGTTCGCGGCGGCGGTGATCGCCGCAGCGGCCACCGGCACCGAGGACGTCCACGCCTGTCTGCGCGCCGGGCTGTCCGTCGTCCCGCCGCGCTCGCGGTTCGCCGCAGCGGTGCGCTTCGGGATCGAGCGGGCCGCGGCCGAACCCCTCGGCACGGCCGCCGGTTTCGAGACGGTCGTGGACGAACTCCACACCGCGTACGGCGACCACCACTGGGTGCACGTCCTGCCCAACGCGGCCCTGCTTGCCGCGGCCCTCACCCACGCCGACGGCGACTTCACCGGCTCCATCTGCCGTGCGGTGTCCGGAGGTTGGGACACCGACTCCAACGGCGCGACCGCCGGCAGCATCGCCGGTCTGCTGGCCGGTTCGCCGCAGGCCGTACCCGCACGCTGGACCGCGCCGTTGAAGAACCGGCTGGCCACCACGGTCGGCGGCATGGACGGCATCGGCTTCGACGCACTCGCAGCGCTGACCCTGGGCCATGTGCAGGACCGCGTACGAGAAGAGGAGCGCCCGGCATGACCCCCGCACTGACCGTCCTGGGCTCCACCAACATGGACCTGGTCGCGTACGTGGCGGCCGCGCCCCGGCGCGGCGAGACCGTCGCGGGCCGGGAGTTCCGTACGGTGCCCGGCGGCAAGGGCGCCAACCAGGCCGTCGCCGCGGCCCGTGCGGGCGGCGCGGTCACCATGATCGGGGCCGTCGGCGAGGACGACTTCGGTCTGCGGCTGCGGTTCGCGCTGAGGGAGTCCGGCGTGCAGACGTCGGGGCTGCGAACCGTCGCGGGCCCCAGCGGAACCGCGCACATCGTGGTGGACGACGACGGCGGCAACGCGATCGTCGTCGTCCCCGGCGCCAACGCGGCACTCACCGCACTCACCGCCGAGGACGAGGCCCGCATCGCGGCGTCCGGCGCACTCCTCCTCCAGCTGGAGGTGCCCATGGAGGGCGTGATCGCGGGAGCCCGTGCGGCCCGCGCCCACGGCGTCACGACCGTCCTCACGCCCGCGCCCGCACGCCCCCTGCCTCCCGAACTCCTCGCGCTCACCGACCTGTTGGTGCCCAACGAGCACGAGGCGGAGACCCTGACCGGCCACAGCGACCCCCACCGGGCGGCCGCCGCACTCCTCGATCAGGTCCCCGCGGTGGTCATCACGCTCGGCGCCTCGGGCAGCCTGTACGCGGCGCGCTCCACCGAACCCTTCGTCGTTCCCGCCCTGCGCGTCGCCGCGGTGGACACGACCGCGGCCGGCGACACGTTCGTCGGCGCGCTGGCCGTGGCCGCCGGCGAGGGCCGCCCGATGCACGAGGCGATGGCCTGGGCGTCGGCCGCCTCGGCCCTGAGCGTGCAGCGTCCCGGCGCGAGCGCCTCCATGCCGACCCGAGCCGAGATCGACGAGCTGTACGCGAGGAACAACTGATGAACAACGCACCGCATACCGCCCCCGCGCCGGGCCCCCTGGAGGGCCTGCGCGTACTGGACCTGGCCACGCTCTTCGCGGGCCCGCTCGCCGCCACGATGCTGGGCGACTTCGGCGCCGAGGTCATCAAGGTCGAGCACCCGCGCAAGCCGGACCCCTCGCGCGGCCACGGTCCCAGCAAGGACGGCGTGGGCCTCTGGTGGAAGCTCCTCGGCCGCAACAAGCGCAACATCACCCTCGACCTGTCCTCCGCGGGCGGGCGCGAGGTGCTGCTGAAGCTGGCCGCCGAGGCCGACGTGATCATCGAGAACTTCCGCCCCGGCACCCTGGAGAAGTGGGACCTGGGCTGGGACCGGCTCTCCGAGGCGAACCCGCGCCTGGTGCTGGCCCGGGTGACGGGCTTCGGCCAGTTCGGTCCGTACTCCCGGCGCCCCGGATTCGGCACGCTGGCCGAGGCGATGAGCGGCTTCGCGGCGATGACGGGTGAGCCGGACGGCCCGCCGACGCTCCCGCCGTTCGGCCTCGCGGACTCGATCGCGGCGCTCTCCACCGCGTACGCGGTCATGGCCGCGCTCCAGGGCCGGGACAAGACCGGGCGGGGGCAGATCGTCGACATGGCGATCATCGAGCCGATGCTCGCGGTGCTCGGCCCGCAGCCCATCTGGTACGACCAGCTCGGCTACGTCCAGCCGCGTACCGGCAACCGCTCCAACAACAACGCGCCGCGCAACACCTACCGCACCCGCGACGGCAAGTGGGTCGCCGTGTCGACGTCAGCGCAGTCCATCGCCGAGCGCGTCATGCACTTGGTCGGACGGCCGGAGTTCGTCGACGAGCCGTGGTTCGCCACGGGCGCGCAGCGCGCGCAGCACGCGGACGAGCTCGACGAGGCGGTGTCGTCCTGGATCGCCCGGCACGACCGCGCGGAGGTGGTCGCCGCCTTCGAGAAGGCGGAGGCGGCCATCGCCCCGGTCTACGAGATCGGGGACGTCATGGAGGACGAGCAGTACCGAGCCCTCGGCACGATCACCGAGGTCCCGGACGAGGAACTTGGCACGATCCGTATGCAGAACGTCCTCTTCCGCCTCTCGGAGACCCCGGGCGCCATCAAGTGGGCGGGCCGCCCGCACGGCGCGGACACCGACGACGTCCTGGCCGGTCTGGGCCTGGAGGCCGCGGAGATCGCCGCCCTGCGCGAGGCGGGGGCGGTCCGATGAGCACCGTCCTCACCTGGCTGTACGTACCCGGCGACCGGCCCGAGGTGGTCGCCAAGGCGCTGCACAGCGGCGCGGACGTCGTGCTGGTGGACCTGGAGGACGCGGTCGCCCCTGATCGCAAGGCCTACGCCCTGGACGCGACGGCCGAGCTCCTCGCCTCCGGCGCACCGGGCCCGTCCCCGGTCCACGTCCGGATCAACGCGCTGAACGGCCCCCTGGCCGAGCACGAGGTCCGCACCCTCGCGCCCCTCCCCGGCCTGGCGGGGCTGCGGCTGCCCAAGACGGACAGCGCGGACCAGGTGCGCGCGGTGGCCGCCTGGGCGGCGGACGCCCCGGCGGAGCTCCCGCTGTTCCCCCTGCTGGAGTCGGCCCTGGGCATCGAGTACGCGTACGAGATCGCCACGGCGACGCAGTCGGTACGCGGCCTGGCGCTGGGCGAGGCCGACCTCCGCGCCGACCTGGGGATCGCGGACGAGACCGGCCTGGCGTGGCCGCGCAGCCGCGTCGTGGTGGCGGCCCGCGCGGCGGGCCTGGTCCCGCCGGCCCAGTCGGTGTATCCGAACGTGCGCGACCTGGAGGGCCTGGCCGCGAGCTGCGCCCGGGGCCGGGCGCTCGGCTTCCTGGGCCGGACCGCGATCCACCCCCGCCAACTGCCGGTGATCGAGCGGGCGTTCCTGCCGACGGCACAGGACCTGGAGGCGGCGGAGGAGATCGTGAAGGCGGCCGCCACCGACAGCGGTGCGCTCGCGCTCCCCGACGGCCGGTTCGTGGACGCGGCCGTGGTCGAGGGCGCGCAGCGCACGCTCGCCCTGGCGGCACGCCTGCGCTGACGCACGCACCGATACGGAGAGGGCCCCGGACCAGTAGTGGTCCGGGGCCCTCTCCGTGTGTACGGGTGCGGTCAGCTCTTCTTGGCGGCCGCTTCTTCGTCGGCGGGCTCGGTCTCCGACGTGGCCTCGGCCTCGTCGTCGGTCTTCGCCTCGGCCTCGTCCTTCTTGGCCAGGTCGACA
The sequence above is drawn from the Streptomyces sp. NBC_01465 genome and encodes:
- a CDS encoding carbohydrate ABC transporter permease, which translates into the protein MSVTAVRGNDALDHRGTPPPRSPEQRKRALGLDRGAWFLLAPALIPILVLSVGPLLYGISLAFTDSQAGRTTSTQFLGLTNFSDLLHDSLFWQSFKIGIIWAVSVTALQFLMSLGLALLLNQNLRFRWLARTLALVPWAMPEVVVGIMWRLVYHPDAGILNKVLTQLHVIHQNVDWLTGLSVALPAVIVVGVWAGMPQTTVVLLAGLQNVPVELMEAADLDGAGIWRRFTNVTWPAIKPVVISVTALNFIWNFNSFGLVYVLTQGGPGGKTQLPMLFAYDEAFKYGQFGYAAAMGLGMVAVIAVLLTLTLRKKLNEETA
- a CDS encoding carbohydrate ABC transporter permease, which gives rise to MSIPAGLRARRTAGRTGQYLALLCYLIFLAFPLLWLVSTAFKSPQELGSIDPTWLPRHPTLDNFRTAFDTQPLLHAALNSFIVAGSATVIATALAVPAAYALVRFRSRMTTAANGWVLISQAFPFVLIIIPLFLVLKNLHLIDSLVGLIAVYVVWNLPFSLWMLQGYVKAVPVTLEEAAAVDGASRLRTLVSVVFPLLTPGLVATAMFTFVTAWNEFFFALVLLKSPEHQTMSVILTRFLGAEGVADLGPLAAASVIATIPSLLFFALLQRRLVGGMLAGAVKG
- a CDS encoding ABC transporter substrate-binding protein, which codes for MRTLARTRLRTATAALAATMGLALVAGCAQGDTGSAHGRITLEFLSLAWQQDSVAANKALVKEWNAAHPDVQVKYVQGSWDGIHDQLLTSFEGGEAPDIIHDDASDLTDFAYGGDLADISKLLPASLKQDIPAQSWNTTTYNKGVYGVPFLQEPRVLIANTKLLKASGVRIPTAAHPWSWAEFEQASKKMTVKGSGSTAKQYGVAWSMKEPVSQSVNLSVSTGGTIFSRDAGKNKVNFDPAESAVSQLINRQINVEHTSPKSSLGMSGSDTLPGFFAGKYAMVPLNFSYRQQVQQQAPKGFQWSVLPLPAGSGSAGETQGVVPQTLSVSQDSAHKQAAVDFISFLTQGKNAARLALGDWMLPTSTSALKDPALSSPKDGWNTGSQIFGNLVPSPVLGVRGYAEWKDKIATPAFQNYYNGSGTLGSLRSKLAGDGQRVLDRYQR
- a CDS encoding ADP-ribosylglycohydrolase family protein, yielding MSGSPDPSPAEPGQTVTWLRPEQADAPRSLRDRACGALLGLAVGDALGAPAENMTPSQIRERWGRIEDFVSAEPAGTDDTEYAIFSGLLLAEHGSRLTVSHVEKAWHTWIADIDEGPFRGAGFSERGTLENLRRGLAAPISAQHRHAWSDGLAMRAAPFGVFATGRPAEAARLVAIDGTVSHEGEGIYGGQAVAAGVAAAMVGDSPDAVVQAALSVVPEDSWTARSLHRAVSAARRASQSPDASTASVEQAVRKAVVIGGYPWTDLAPEAVGLAFGAFVAARGDFRASVLSAVNMGRDADTTAAVAGSLAGALGGASGIPAHWAQAIGPVRGSCLPSMAGRRILDLADRLVPHHDHSKAAS
- a CDS encoding ADP-ribosylglycohydrolase family protein, producing MPALHGRTPDPRPRRPPRTAPRPQQGRLVTTQTTDPAPVRAGSDPHRRIEGLLLGIAAGDAAGWPAGRHRAALLPDWTRRLTRELDTFAEQNATTTLPVPIALNQPPAPLQLGPSDDAEWATFTAQAILSAASSGDSDLPPHQRVRAALSMAWLGLADDVAAASEQADEIEAALMPLRARISVRAGLGNLAAGMRPPATGHDNPHHFDDAACVRATLLAVVHPGDPAAAADLAEFDARYTQDGDGVHGARAMAAAVAAALGGASVETCVEEALAQLPEGSEIRRNALHAVELARTAGGAFALVPVLEHEIVDHVYSYGIAAAETVPVALAMALASGGALAEAVPSAACLARVADSAPALAGALTGAIGGGDALPASWRDSCRTLVGCALPQLAGTDLVEVAARLTDHSPLTVSPEGTRS
- a CDS encoding ADP-ribosylglycohydrolase family protein, whose product is MTAPTPTLEDRTNGALIGAAVGDALGGPVEGWTPEAISERHGGRVQGIVEPFYKDEWRTARPIAPYHKGDGHVTDDTLMTHALIRVYDKVRDHLDAYSVADHLVPDLMSVPRWIPELEAEALPLQRIFLAEKWIVARLHYGHIDPREAGVGNIVNCGAAMYMAPVGLVNAGSPANAYAEALDIAGAHQSSYGREAAAVFAAAVASACKPGATPESVVDDVLLLAKDGTRSAIEAVCEVAVRHDGYESALKPLREAVAPFDTVGPEYRKPSLGARRPSRLHAIEELPVALGMLLAGRGDFRESVLGSVNYGRDCDSIATMSAAIIGALYGESAVPGEWAQTVATASRLDLHAPAAALSAVTREVFARDLERRREHEALFGAIAGAR
- a CDS encoding ADP-ribosylglycohydrolase family protein; translated protein: MTPRALRLTWVQPEDLVGHELRQATQDCRPTEAVTGRWTAAGGHLAPERAGASAGPTPPGLRRLAEEILDELAAVTSPLEPDEPTDLDAIRAACPAWPAPSETVPDRDAMRAGLEASWLGRAAGCVLGKPVEKLTLSGIRAIARSTGNWPLDTWFTEVGLDPEVAAAHPWNRRSRPTSLAENIDGAPEDDDLNYPLLGLLLLDRYGHGFTTADVAQLWLDELPAGRTFTAERVAYRNLLDGIEPPDTASYRNPFREWIGAQIRADIFGWTHPGDPAAAAEAAWRDAVLTHTANGVYGEMFAAAVIAAAATGTEDVHACLRAGLSVVPPRSRFAAAVRFGIERAAAEPLGTAAGFETVVDELHTAYGDHHWVHVLPNAALLAAALTHADGDFTGSICRAVSGGWDTDSNGATAGSIAGLLAGSPQAVPARWTAPLKNRLATTVGGMDGIGFDALAALTLGHVQDRVREEERPA
- the rbsK gene encoding ribokinase — its product is MTPALTVLGSTNMDLVAYVAAAPRRGETVAGREFRTVPGGKGANQAVAAARAGGAVTMIGAVGEDDFGLRLRFALRESGVQTSGLRTVAGPSGTAHIVVDDDGGNAIVVVPGANAALTALTAEDEARIAASGALLLQLEVPMEGVIAGARAARAHGVTTVLTPAPARPLPPELLALTDLLVPNEHEAETLTGHSDPHRAAAALLDQVPAVVITLGASGSLYAARSTEPFVVPALRVAAVDTTAAGDTFVGALAVAAGEGRPMHEAMAWASAASALSVQRPGASASMPTRAEIDELYARNN
- a CDS encoding CaiB/BaiF CoA transferase family protein, with the translated sequence MNNAPHTAPAPGPLEGLRVLDLATLFAGPLAATMLGDFGAEVIKVEHPRKPDPSRGHGPSKDGVGLWWKLLGRNKRNITLDLSSAGGREVLLKLAAEADVIIENFRPGTLEKWDLGWDRLSEANPRLVLARVTGFGQFGPYSRRPGFGTLAEAMSGFAAMTGEPDGPPTLPPFGLADSIAALSTAYAVMAALQGRDKTGRGQIVDMAIIEPMLAVLGPQPIWYDQLGYVQPRTGNRSNNNAPRNTYRTRDGKWVAVSTSAQSIAERVMHLVGRPEFVDEPWFATGAQRAQHADELDEAVSSWIARHDRAEVVAAFEKAEAAIAPVYEIGDVMEDEQYRALGTITEVPDEELGTIRMQNVLFRLSETPGAIKWAGRPHGADTDDVLAGLGLEAAEIAALREAGAVR
- a CDS encoding HpcH/HpaI aldolase/citrate lyase family protein → MSTVLTWLYVPGDRPEVVAKALHSGADVVLVDLEDAVAPDRKAYALDATAELLASGAPGPSPVHVRINALNGPLAEHEVRTLAPLPGLAGLRLPKTDSADQVRAVAAWAADAPAELPLFPLLESALGIEYAYEIATATQSVRGLALGEADLRADLGIADETGLAWPRSRVVVAARAAGLVPPAQSVYPNVRDLEGLAASCARGRALGFLGRTAIHPRQLPVIERAFLPTAQDLEAAEEIVKAAATDSGALALPDGRFVDAAVVEGAQRTLALAARLR